One Gemmatimonadota bacterium genomic region harbors:
- a CDS encoding lysophospholipid acyltransferase family protein: MKPPRLRHRLEYGALRAVTAALRLMPLNVARRVGAFIGRLGYRPLGIRRTTVERQLAAAFPGMAPSEVGAMARASYAHLGRLAIELALLPHLKQEGLRALFEEDGDLALIQRLAEGGRGLVLCTGHVGNWELTGAYLAMHGLPLDAVVRRMANPLFDGFLNRTRSRVGMHVIYDSDAVRQITRGLKEGRHAALVADQGVLGLASSFVTFFGRPAKTPRGPAVFALKFHAPVVFCAAVLQPSGRYRFMAEEIPVITTGDRDADVDATVQRFTSALERLVRRYPEQYFWHHRRWKRQPPDTPPALRDPVA; the protein is encoded by the coding sequence GTGAAACCCCCGCGCCTGCGGCACCGACTGGAGTACGGTGCGTTGCGTGCGGTGACGGCCGCCCTGCGCCTGATGCCGCTCAACGTGGCGCGCCGTGTGGGGGCGTTCATCGGGCGGCTGGGATACCGCCCGTTAGGCATCCGGCGGACCACCGTGGAGCGCCAACTCGCCGCGGCATTTCCCGGCATGGCGCCGTCGGAGGTCGGGGCCATGGCCCGCGCTTCCTATGCGCACCTGGGGCGTCTGGCGATCGAGCTCGCGTTGCTCCCGCACCTCAAACAGGAGGGACTCCGTGCCCTGTTCGAGGAGGACGGCGACCTTGCCCTGATCCAGCGCCTGGCGGAAGGCGGGCGTGGCCTCGTCCTGTGCACCGGCCATGTAGGGAACTGGGAGCTCACGGGTGCCTACCTGGCGATGCATGGCCTCCCGTTGGACGCCGTCGTGCGTCGGATGGCCAATCCGCTGTTTGATGGGTTCCTGAACCGGACGCGTTCGCGGGTCGGGATGCACGTGATCTACGACAGCGACGCGGTGCGCCAGATCACGCGAGGGCTCAAGGAAGGACGTCACGCCGCCCTGGTGGCGGATCAAGGGGTGCTCGGCCTGGCGTCGTCGTTTGTCACCTTCTTCGGGCGCCCAGCCAAGACGCCACGCGGACCCGCCGTGTTCGCGCTCAAGTTCCACGCTCCCGTGGTGTTTTGCGCCGCGGTGCTGCAACCGTCGGGACGGTACCGATTCATGGCCGAGGAAATTCCCGTGATCACGACGGGAGATCGTGATGCGGACGTGGACGCCACCGTACAGCGGTTCACCAGCGCGCTCGAGCGTCTCGTCCGACGTTATCCCGAGCAGTATTTCTGGCATCATCGGCGCTGGAAGCGGCAGCCACCCGACACGCCGCCCGCTTTGCGGGACCCGGTGGCGTGA
- a CDS encoding tyrosine--tRNA ligase, protein MTPFLHELTWRGLLHQATEGADAALQAGPVSGYVGFDPTGSSLHVGHLVQVMGLVHLQRAGHRPIALVGGGTGMIGDPSGRSAERNLLTLDQVAQNASSIQKQLEHFLDFTGPAAARMRNNADWLLSVSLVDFLRDVGKHFSVNYMLAKDSVRSRMEVGISYTEFSYMLLQAYDFLQLNARDGVTLQMGGSDQWGNITAGTELIRRSSGHEVFGVTLPLVTTADGKKFGKTAEGTSVWLDPARTSPYAFFQFWINVDDRNAGEYLRMFTLMPREEVEALDQAVEERPDKREAQAALALDVTTRVHGPDAARAAREASRVVFDRKADVRELPLAVLEMLRAELPGALLPAGDSLSVLDALTECGLAKSRGEARRQLQQGAVSVNGRKLGAEELVVPRHEAVHDRYFVVRKGGREVAIGELPPS, encoded by the coding sequence ATGACGCCATTCTTACACGAACTGACCTGGCGGGGACTCCTGCACCAGGCCACAGAGGGCGCCGATGCCGCGCTCCAGGCTGGACCGGTGAGCGGGTACGTCGGGTTCGACCCCACCGGCTCGTCGCTTCACGTGGGCCACCTGGTACAGGTCATGGGGCTCGTCCACCTCCAGCGCGCGGGTCACCGCCCGATCGCACTGGTCGGCGGCGGCACGGGAATGATCGGCGACCCTTCCGGTCGCAGCGCCGAGCGCAACCTGCTCACCCTCGACCAGGTCGCACAGAACGCGTCCTCCATCCAGAAGCAGCTGGAGCACTTCCTCGACTTCACCGGGCCGGCCGCGGCGCGCATGCGCAACAACGCCGACTGGCTGCTGTCCGTCTCGCTGGTGGACTTCCTGCGCGACGTGGGCAAGCACTTCAGCGTGAACTACATGCTGGCGAAGGACAGCGTCCGATCGCGCATGGAGGTGGGGATCTCCTACACCGAGTTCTCCTACATGCTGTTGCAGGCGTACGATTTCCTGCAGCTCAACGCCCGCGACGGGGTCACGCTCCAGATGGGGGGCTCCGACCAATGGGGCAACATCACGGCCGGGACGGAACTGATCCGTCGGTCCTCCGGACACGAGGTATTCGGCGTCACCCTCCCGCTGGTGACGACGGCCGACGGCAAGAAGTTCGGCAAGACGGCCGAAGGCACGAGTGTCTGGCTCGATCCAGCGCGCACCTCGCCGTACGCGTTCTTCCAGTTCTGGATCAACGTGGACGACCGCAATGCCGGGGAGTACCTCCGCATGTTCACCCTGATGCCGCGTGAGGAGGTCGAGGCGCTCGACCAGGCCGTGGAGGAACGGCCGGACAAGCGCGAGGCCCAGGCGGCGCTCGCGCTCGACGTCACGACGCGAGTCCACGGCCCGGATGCGGCGCGCGCGGCGCGGGAGGCCTCTCGCGTGGTGTTCGACCGCAAGGCCGACGTCCGCGAGCTCCCGTTGGCGGTGCTGGAGATGTTGCGCGCGGAACTGCCCGGAGCGCTCCTGCCGGCAGGGGACAGCTTGTCCGTGCTCGACGCCCTGACCGAATGCGGCCTGGCCAAGTCGCGAGGCGAAGCCCGGCGCCAACTCCAGCAGGGCGCAGTCTCGGTGAATGGGCGCAAGCTTGGCGCGGAGGAGTTGGTGGTCCCGCGTCATGAGGCGGTCCACGACCGCTACTTCGTCGTGCGCAAGGGCGGGCGCGAGGTCGCGATCGGGGAGCTCCCGCCGAGCTGA
- a CDS encoding branched-chain amino acid transaminase: MADASSGKTSKIWRDGELLNWEDATIHVMSHVVHYGSSVFEGVRCYQTPTGGAVFRLREHMRRLVESAKIYRFPMRYSVEDLMQATVDTIAANGLEECYIRPIVVRTGEQMGFYPVGVPAEVFIICWKWGHYLGHDALANGVDVRVSSWRRAAPDTFPTMAKAGGNYLNSQLSKVEAKQDDYSEGIMLDSFGFVSEGSGENLFMVRDGVLYTSQMSNAILHGITRDTVITLARDLGMEVRETQLPREFLYLADEVFFSGTAAEITPVKSIDRLPVGDGKPGPATLAIQQAFMGIAKGQVTDRFGWLTPVPRARS, translated from the coding sequence ATGGCGGACGCATCGTCTGGCAAGACGTCGAAGATCTGGCGGGACGGGGAACTCCTCAACTGGGAGGATGCCACCATCCACGTCATGTCGCACGTCGTGCACTACGGCTCCTCGGTCTTCGAGGGGGTCCGTTGTTACCAGACCCCGACGGGCGGCGCGGTTTTCCGGCTGCGCGAGCACATGAGACGGTTGGTTGAATCGGCAAAGATCTACCGGTTTCCCATGCGCTATTCCGTCGAGGACCTGATGCAGGCCACGGTGGATACCATCGCCGCGAACGGGCTCGAGGAGTGCTACATCCGACCCATCGTCGTGCGGACTGGTGAGCAGATGGGCTTCTACCCCGTCGGCGTCCCGGCCGAGGTCTTCATCATTTGCTGGAAGTGGGGCCACTACCTCGGGCACGACGCCTTGGCGAATGGCGTGGATGTGCGGGTGTCGAGCTGGCGTCGTGCGGCGCCGGACACCTTCCCGACCATGGCCAAGGCAGGGGGGAACTACCTCAATTCGCAGCTGTCCAAGGTGGAGGCCAAGCAGGACGACTACAGCGAGGGAATCATGCTGGACTCGTTCGGCTTTGTCTCGGAGGGGAGCGGCGAGAACCTGTTCATGGTCCGCGATGGGGTGCTGTACACGTCGCAAATGAGCAACGCGATCCTGCACGGGATCACACGGGACACGGTCATCACCCTCGCGCGCGACCTCGGGATGGAGGTGCGCGAGACGCAGCTTCCCCGCGAGTTCCTCTACCTGGCGGACGAAGTGTTTTTCTCGGGAACGGCCGCGGAGATCACGCCGGTGAAGTCGATCGACCGGCTCCCGGTGGGAGACGGCAAGCCCGGACCAGCGACGCTCGCGATCCAGCAGGCGTTCATGGGGATTGCCAAGGGGCAGGTGACAGATCGGTTCGGGTGGTTGACGCCGGTCCCGCGGGCGAGGTCTTGA
- a CDS encoding HNH endonuclease, which yields MVVGCLALNASFEPLTMVPLKRALRLVIDGKAEIVEAETGREVRSERLTMPRPAVIRLTKFIHVPRKFRRQVTNTFLFARDEYTCQYCGRTAFDLKPREALTRDHLIPLSRGGSNEWTNVVTACSSCNTRKSNRMPNEIGMHPLHAPVEPHFVHLSWAVRKLTPTQVRYIRMFYGAETLRQLEGMERRPRQDG from the coding sequence GTGGTCGTAGGCTGCCTCGCACTGAATGCGTCGTTCGAACCATTGACCATGGTTCCGCTCAAGCGCGCCCTGCGCCTGGTCATCGATGGCAAGGCCGAGATTGTCGAGGCCGAAACCGGTCGCGAGGTGCGGTCCGAGCGGTTGACGATGCCCCGGCCGGCGGTGATCCGCCTGACGAAGTTCATCCACGTGCCGCGCAAATTTCGGCGTCAGGTGACGAATACGTTCCTCTTTGCGCGCGACGAATACACCTGCCAGTACTGCGGGCGCACGGCCTTTGACCTCAAGCCGCGCGAGGCACTCACGCGTGACCACCTGATCCCCTTGTCGCGCGGCGGGTCGAACGAGTGGACCAACGTCGTCACGGCGTGTTCGTCCTGCAACACCCGGAAGTCGAACCGCATGCCGAACGAGATCGGCATGCATCCACTGCACGCCCCGGTCGAGCCGCACTTTGTGCACTTGAGCTGGGCCGTTCGCAAGCTGACGCCCACGCAGGTGCGCTACATCCGCATGTTCTACGGCGCAGAAACCCTGCGTCAGCTTGAGGGAATGGAGCGTCGGCCTCGGCAAGACGGCTGA
- a CDS encoding aminotransferase class V-fold PLP-dependent enzyme — MTTLDEIVAREFPRVREDTIYLNSASTGPLPERARRVAREQADRRAEPWTYGATEQFATLDRSRALLASMIGASPGEIALMVNTSYGLNLAARSLPFARGDVVVASDRDFPANVYPWMAMARDVGVDFRLVPCRDRLFDEDALLAAIEQPRVKALVVSWVSFESGMRLDLHRLGAACRARGVYFVVDAIQGLGPLTLDVRQTPIDILACGTQKWLLSPWGSGFVYVRDALVRELEPRQVSWMSMEGTDDFTRLLDYRFTYWPDARRFEMVSLPYQDFAVMNASLEVLAEIGYHEATARIRGLTGTLMEGARDAGLELVTPPHPDRRAGIVSVKPPDAAATSRRLADVGVIHSLREGAIRLSPHVFTPPAHIERAVEVLRQG; from the coding sequence ATGACGACACTTGATGAAATTGTGGCGCGGGAATTCCCGCGGGTTCGCGAGGACACCATCTACCTCAACAGTGCCTCGACCGGGCCGTTGCCCGAGCGGGCGCGGCGCGTCGCCCGGGAGCAAGCCGATCGACGGGCCGAACCGTGGACCTATGGCGCGACCGAGCAGTTCGCGACCCTGGACCGGTCGCGCGCGCTCCTCGCGTCGATGATCGGGGCGTCGCCGGGGGAGATCGCCTTGATGGTGAATACCTCGTATGGGCTCAACCTCGCGGCGCGTTCGCTCCCCTTCGCGCGCGGTGACGTGGTGGTGGCGAGTGATCGCGACTTTCCCGCGAACGTCTACCCGTGGATGGCGATGGCGCGTGATGTCGGCGTCGACTTTCGCCTCGTGCCGTGTCGTGATCGGTTGTTCGACGAGGACGCGCTGCTCGCCGCCATCGAACAGCCAAGGGTCAAGGCGTTGGTGGTCTCCTGGGTGTCGTTTGAGAGCGGGATGCGGCTCGACCTGCATCGACTCGGTGCGGCGTGTCGCGCGCGCGGGGTGTACTTCGTGGTGGATGCCATCCAGGGGTTGGGGCCGTTGACGTTGGATGTGCGACAGACACCAATCGACATTCTCGCGTGCGGGACGCAGAAGTGGTTGCTCTCGCCCTGGGGGAGCGGATTCGTGTACGTGCGGGACGCACTCGTCCGGGAGCTGGAGCCGCGGCAGGTGAGCTGGATGAGCATGGAAGGGACGGACGACTTCACGCGGCTCCTCGACTATCGGTTCACCTACTGGCCCGACGCGCGTCGGTTCGAGATGGTGTCGCTGCCGTACCAGGATTTCGCGGTGATGAACGCCTCACTGGAGGTCCTGGCGGAGATCGGATATCACGAGGCCACGGCCCGCATCCGTGGCCTCACCGGGACCCTGATGGAGGGGGCGCGTGACGCCGGGTTGGAACTTGTGACCCCGCCGCACCCGGATCGGCGGGCCGGGATCGTGTCTGTCAAACCGCCTGATGCAGCTGCGACGTCCCGCCGCCTCGCGGACGTTGGGGTGATCCACTCCCTCCGCGAGGGCGCGATCCGCCTGTCGCCGCACGTCTTCACCCCACCCGCGCACATCGAACGCGCCGTGGAGGTGCTGCGCCAGGGGTGA
- a CDS encoding glycosyltransferase family 4 protein, with protein sequence MRQHLFLTQDYAPDLGGMARRHVELCRRFPHGSVLVSTVAAPEAAPFDAQEPYAIARERFPFAQAKVFTNQVRWAAHLVRLLDRGVGVVHLGNIRPCGYAVMMARRMRNFPYVVYVNGGDLLREERKVGEQGIKRWSARDILGHARGIVANSAWTADLARRVMRSSGVRGLPEVAAIDLGTDPVHFHPARDQGTLRRQLGIGGAPLLVTIARLVPHKGQDTVIDALPHLDPDVHYLVVGGGEYRAAFEARAVARGVAGRVHFLGAVSDDLVAEAYATASVYVGMSRLDHGINVEGFGISFVEASASGVPVVAGDSGGVRSAVRDGETGLVIAPDDATLLAATIRGLLSNDARRRAMGAAGRQAAEAHYNWDRVARETLAFVERVTTEER encoded by the coding sequence ATGAGGCAGCACCTGTTCCTCACGCAGGACTACGCGCCCGACCTCGGGGGCATGGCCCGGCGCCACGTGGAGCTGTGTCGCCGGTTTCCCCACGGGTCCGTCCTGGTCTCCACCGTGGCGGCGCCGGAGGCGGCGCCGTTCGACGCGCAGGAGCCGTATGCGATCGCTCGCGAGCGCTTCCCCTTCGCGCAGGCGAAGGTGTTCACGAACCAGGTGCGGTGGGCAGCGCACCTCGTGCGCCTGCTCGATCGCGGCGTCGGTGTCGTGCACCTCGGTAACATCCGTCCGTGCGGGTATGCCGTGATGATGGCGCGTCGCATGCGAAACTTTCCGTATGTTGTCTATGTGAATGGCGGAGACCTGCTGCGGGAGGAGCGCAAGGTGGGCGAGCAGGGCATCAAGCGGTGGTCCGCGCGCGACATCCTCGGCCACGCGCGGGGGATCGTTGCCAATTCCGCCTGGACGGCTGACCTCGCGCGCCGCGTGATGCGCAGCAGCGGTGTGCGGGGGCTGCCCGAGGTGGCCGCGATTGACCTCGGGACCGATCCGGTGCACTTCCACCCCGCTCGGGACCAGGGGACGTTGCGTCGACAGCTGGGCATTGGCGGGGCGCCGCTGCTTGTCACCATTGCGCGATTGGTGCCGCACAAGGGGCAGGACACCGTGATCGATGCCCTGCCGCACCTCGATCCCGACGTCCACTACCTGGTGGTGGGTGGCGGTGAGTATCGCGCTGCGTTCGAGGCCCGCGCGGTGGCGCGCGGCGTCGCCGGACGTGTGCATTTTCTCGGTGCCGTCTCCGACGATCTGGTCGCGGAAGCGTATGCCACGGCGTCCGTGTATGTCGGGATGTCGCGGCTGGACCACGGCATCAATGTCGAGGGGTTCGGCATTTCCTTTGTAGAGGCGTCTGCCAGTGGCGTGCCCGTGGTGGCCGGGGACTCGGGCGGTGTCCGGTCCGCCGTGCGCGATGGGGAGACGGGGCTCGTGATCGCGCCGGACGATGCGACCCTGCTCGCCGCGACGATCCGCGGGCTGTTGTCCAACGACGCCCGCCGACGCGCGATGGGGGCGGCCGGACGCCAGGCGGCGGAAGCGCACTACAACTGGGATCGCGTCGCGCGCGAGACCCTGGCCTTTGTGGAACGCGTCACGACGGAGGAGCGGTGA
- a CDS encoding amidohydrolase family protein: protein MTLRVYHARWVLPISGPAIADGAVAVEGAKISWVGRAIDAPPGLRVDLGASILMPGLVNVHAHLELTAMRGYLEDLDFRPWILRLTRSREHVMTPERRRAAACAGIAEGLLAGITTYADVSDSGESLPAMRDMGVRGVMFREVFGPHPVQAGEAVAGLRSEVERWGAQATPRVSVGVSPHAPYTVSDALFAETAALARALDVPLTVHIAESEAEQALVVEGNGVFADAWRARGIEVVPRSSSPIALLQALGVLETRALLVHAVRASASDLELVRASGAGIAHCPASNAKLGHGTAPLLDMIAAGIPVGLGSDSVASSNRMDLLDDARLAVFQQRALTGRAAVPTASALLHMVTRGGAEALGLAATIGTLEPGKAADLVSFAADPVRDGPGFRPEDTLVFGAAGRRAQMVAVDGVELVRGGVLVRDIRSDLAVVADTGQALSRLN, encoded by the coding sequence ATGACACTGCGCGTGTATCACGCGCGCTGGGTGCTGCCGATCTCCGGCCCTGCCATCGCCGATGGCGCTGTCGCGGTGGAGGGCGCGAAGATCTCGTGGGTTGGCCGTGCGATCGACGCTCCCCCGGGCCTTCGGGTCGACCTTGGCGCCTCGATCCTGATGCCGGGGTTGGTGAACGTGCATGCCCATCTCGAACTCACCGCCATGCGGGGGTACCTCGAGGACCTCGATTTTCGACCGTGGATCTTGCGACTGACAAGGTCCCGTGAGCACGTCATGACCCCGGAGCGGCGCCGGGCCGCCGCGTGCGCCGGGATTGCTGAGGGGCTGCTCGCCGGGATTACCACCTACGCGGATGTGAGCGATAGCGGGGAGTCGCTGCCGGCGATGCGGGACATGGGGGTCCGGGGGGTGATGTTCCGCGAAGTGTTTGGCCCGCACCCCGTGCAGGCCGGCGAGGCGGTGGCCGGGCTGCGCTCCGAAGTCGAACGGTGGGGGGCGCAGGCCACGCCGCGGGTGTCCGTGGGTGTTTCACCCCACGCGCCATACACCGTCAGCGACGCGCTCTTCGCCGAGACGGCAGCTCTCGCCCGAGCGCTGGACGTTCCGCTGACGGTGCATATCGCCGAGAGCGAGGCCGAACAGGCACTGGTGGTGGAGGGCAACGGGGTATTTGCGGATGCCTGGCGCGCTCGCGGCATCGAGGTCGTGCCCCGCAGCTCCTCACCGATCGCCTTGCTCCAGGCGCTGGGCGTCCTGGAAACGCGGGCCCTCCTCGTACATGCGGTCCGCGCGTCCGCATCCGACCTGGAGCTCGTGCGAGCCTCGGGGGCGGGGATCGCCCACTGTCCGGCGTCGAACGCAAAGCTGGGGCACGGGACGGCGCCGCTCCTGGACATGATCGCGGCGGGCATTCCGGTTGGACTGGGGAGCGATTCGGTCGCGAGTAGCAACCGCATGGACCTGCTGGACGACGCGCGCCTCGCTGTGTTCCAGCAACGCGCGCTCACCGGGCGAGCGGCAGTGCCAACGGCGTCCGCGCTCCTGCACATGGTGACGCGAGGTGGCGCGGAGGCGTTAGGTCTGGCGGCGACCATCGGGACCCTGGAACCCGGGAAGGCAGCCGACCTTGTGTCCTTCGCCGCCGATCCCGTGCGGGACGGCCCTGGATTCCGCCCGGAAGACACCCTCGTGTTCGGGGCAGCCGGACGACGAGCGCAAATGGTGGCGGTCGACGGCGTCGAGTTGGTACGCGGAGGGGTGCTGGTCCGCGACATCCGCTCGGATCTTGCCGTGGTGGCCGACACGGGGCAGGCCCTCTCACGCCTGAACTGA
- a CDS encoding glycosyltransferase family 2 protein, whose protein sequence is MNAPKVAVTVVMAARNEADEIAACILSVSWADEVLVVENDSTDATVECARRAGATVFSHPFTTIGAQRNVAIARARHPWILVLDADERATPDVGEAVRQAIAQDGPSAWRVRRRNLFLGREIRHGGWEKDRPVRLFRRELRYDERPVHEHVVVDGPVSDLPTPLVHEPYATLGEYFEKLQRYSGWWAAQQHARGRRARLVDIVVRPPLRFVTMWLVRQGWRDGAHGTVLAALGAVSVAAKYAQLWALDRRAR, encoded by the coding sequence ATGAACGCCCCCAAGGTCGCGGTGACGGTCGTGATGGCCGCGCGCAACGAAGCCGACGAGATCGCGGCGTGCATCCTCAGTGTGTCGTGGGCCGACGAGGTGCTCGTGGTGGAGAACGACTCGACCGATGCCACGGTCGAGTGCGCGCGACGCGCGGGGGCCACCGTTTTCAGCCACCCGTTTACCACGATTGGTGCGCAGCGCAACGTCGCCATCGCCCGCGCGCGCCACCCGTGGATCCTGGTGCTCGATGCGGACGAACGCGCCACGCCCGACGTGGGTGAGGCGGTGCGACAGGCCATCGCGCAGGATGGACCCAGCGCCTGGCGGGTTCGACGGCGCAACCTGTTCCTGGGCCGTGAGATTCGGCATGGCGGGTGGGAGAAGGATCGACCGGTACGTCTTTTTCGCCGTGAGCTGCGGTACGATGAGCGTCCGGTGCATGAACATGTGGTGGTGGATGGCCCGGTGAGCGACCTCCCGACGCCGTTGGTCCACGAACCCTACGCGACCCTCGGGGAGTACTTCGAGAAGTTGCAGCGCTACTCTGGGTGGTGGGCTGCCCAGCAGCACGCGCGCGGACGTCGCGCGCGTCTCGTGGACATCGTCGTGCGTCCCCCGCTGCGTTTCGTGACGATGTGGCTCGTGCGCCAGGGGTGGCGGGACGGCGCGCATGGGACCGTCCTTGCCGCGCTGGGGGCCGTCAGCGTGGCGGCCAAGTATGCGCAGCTTTGGGCCCTGGACCGCAGGGCGCGATGA
- a CDS encoding PBP1A family penicillin-binding protein, with the protein MRQLLRRFVSRLSKLRGPGRRRGGGRPGWFQRHPVATRRLALATVFGVGAGLGGVYGGFALVCRGGRCPSVEILDSYQPSQTSKLYAVDGRFIAELGLERRTLVSYDDIPAVVRNAFVSTEDKRFFSHGGIDFLRIPGSVLANLRAGSFAEGFSTITMQLARNVFPDQISRERSVSMGSLVRKLREARVALMIEGRYPKERILELYLNQINLGSGAFGVETASQRYFGKSVRDLTLAEAATLAAIPKAPTRYNPRRYPDRAIMRRNTIIELMRRQGAVEDEEASLAKAYPLQLAQRTESGDIAPYFVEFVRQQLEKKFGARLYDEGLRVFTTLDLDMQAAADRALETQLRTIEGGKYGKFPHTTFEQHLARGTTVGGDAAESPYLQGAFVAVEPRSGAVRAMIGGRDFDDSKFNRASQALRQPGSTFKPVVYATAIMQGRSPATIYDDAPIEMPQVDGSIWTPGNYDGTFGGPQTMRYGFAQSRNLVAIRAGMDVGEAAVIETARAMGLRTAIPRVPSIFIGSADVFPLQMVASYSTFATLGAYAEPNAILRVESPRGEVLWKPSGKSQEVMSPAEAWLMVDMLKGVVQRGTAAGSVWGAGFHVPSGGKTGTTNDGADVWYIGFTADLVAGVWMGFDKPKKIMANAQGGRLAAPAFTQFMLETYRRKPAPPDWPRPEQVVLGDACGPNGAFQEYFLAGTEGAGCSGANPFLIAPQRDTAVGRPAAAPATAPKAAPKKAETANPFKIPGT; encoded by the coding sequence ATGCGCCAGCTGCTTCGCCGCTTCGTTTCGCGCCTGTCCAAACTCCGCGGTCCGGGGCGCCGCCGCGGGGGGGGCAGGCCGGGCTGGTTCCAGCGCCATCCTGTCGCGACCCGCCGTCTGGCGCTTGCAACGGTTTTCGGGGTCGGCGCCGGCCTGGGTGGTGTCTACGGTGGCTTCGCGCTGGTGTGCCGCGGTGGTCGATGCCCCTCCGTGGAGATCCTCGACAGTTACCAGCCCAGCCAGACGTCAAAGTTGTACGCGGTCGATGGGCGCTTTATTGCCGAGCTCGGCTTGGAGCGGCGGACCCTGGTCTCGTACGACGACATTCCGGCGGTGGTGCGGAATGCGTTTGTCAGCACCGAGGACAAGCGGTTTTTCAGTCACGGTGGGATCGACTTCTTGCGGATCCCCGGATCGGTTCTGGCCAACCTCCGTGCCGGCAGCTTTGCGGAGGGGTTCTCGACGATCACCATGCAGCTCGCCCGCAACGTCTTCCCGGACCAGATTTCGCGGGAGCGGTCGGTGTCGATGGGCAGTCTCGTGCGCAAGCTGCGTGAAGCGCGCGTCGCCCTGATGATCGAGGGGCGGTATCCAAAGGAGCGGATCCTCGAGCTGTACCTCAACCAGATCAACCTGGGATCTGGGGCGTTTGGCGTAGAGACGGCGTCGCAGCGGTATTTCGGCAAGTCAGTGCGCGATCTCACGTTGGCCGAGGCGGCAACGCTGGCCGCGATTCCCAAGGCACCGACGCGGTACAACCCGCGCCGGTACCCCGACCGGGCGATCATGCGGCGGAACACGATTATCGAGCTGATGCGGCGGCAGGGCGCGGTGGAGGACGAGGAGGCATCGTTAGCCAAGGCGTACCCGCTGCAGCTGGCTCAACGCACCGAGTCCGGCGATATCGCGCCCTACTTCGTGGAGTTTGTCCGGCAGCAGCTCGAGAAGAAGTTCGGGGCGCGGCTGTATGATGAGGGGCTGCGCGTCTTCACGACGCTGGACCTGGACATGCAGGCCGCCGCCGATCGGGCGTTGGAAACCCAGCTGCGAACGATTGAGGGCGGAAAGTACGGGAAGTTCCCGCACACCACGTTCGAGCAGCATCTGGCGCGGGGGACGACGGTGGGCGGGGACGCCGCGGAGTCGCCGTACCTCCAGGGCGCCTTTGTCGCCGTGGAGCCCCGGAGCGGCGCAGTGCGGGCCATGATTGGCGGCCGGGACTTCGATGATTCCAAGTTCAACCGGGCGTCGCAGGCCCTGCGGCAGCCGGGGTCTACGTTCAAGCCGGTGGTGTACGCCACGGCGATCATGCAAGGCAGGTCGCCCGCGACGATCTATGACGACGCGCCGATCGAGATGCCCCAAGTGGACGGGTCAATCTGGACGCCCGGGAACTACGACGGGACGTTTGGGGGCCCGCAAACAATGCGCTACGGGTTCGCGCAGTCGCGCAACCTCGTGGCGATCCGGGCCGGGATGGATGTCGGGGAGGCCGCGGTGATCGAGACGGCACGGGCCATGGGGCTCCGCACGGCGATTCCTCGCGTGCCGTCGATCTTCATTGGGTCCGCCGATGTCTTCCCCCTGCAAATGGTGGCGTCCTACTCCACCTTCGCGACGCTGGGGGCCTACGCAGAGCCTAATGCCATCCTGCGTGTCGAGAGCCCACGTGGCGAGGTGCTGTGGAAGCCGTCGGGCAAGTCGCAGGAGGTGATGAGTCCCGCGGAAGCGTGGTTGATGGTCGACATGTTGAAGGGCGTCGTCCAGCGGGGGACGGCCGCGGGGAGCGTGTGGGGAGCGGGCTTCCATGTGCCGTCGGGCGGCAAGACCGGTACGACGAACGATGGTGCGGACGTCTGGTACATCGGCTTCACCGCCGACCTGGTGGCCGGCGTCTGGATGGGCTTCGACAAGCCAAAGAAGATCATGGCGAATGCCCAGGGTGGGCGACTGGCTGCGCCCGCGTTTACGCAGTTCATGCTGGAGACCTATCGTCGCAAGCCGGCCCCGCCAGATTGGCCGCGACCCGAGCAGGTCGTCCTGGGGGACGCGTGCGGCCCGAACGGGGCATTCCAGGAGTACTTCCTCGCAGGAACGGAGGGCGCCGGGTGTTCGGGGGCGAATCCGTTCCTCATCGCCCCGCAGCGAGACACCGCGGTGGGGCGTCCTGCCGCGGCGCCAGCCACTGCGCCCAAAGCCGCCCCGAAGAAGGCGGAAACTGCGAACCCGTTCAAGATCCCCGGCACATGA